The Nitrospirota bacterium sequence ACCGGAAAACGGCTCCTGTCTCAAAATTCACGGCGTGGAAATGGCCTTCCCTCGTGAAGTGATGTTCACACAGCATGGAAAAATGGCAAAAGTCGAGCTAAGCGTTGACGCTCAATTTGGACAGCACGAGGCGCATGAGGCGGGCGTATTCCCTCACTCGGCTGAAAATCTTCGCGGCCAATTCCTCCTCGTAAGCGTGAGAGGTCAAGTTGCGGTCGTCCGTCATCTCGAGGAGGCAACGAACGTCCGCCTCGTTGAGTAGCCCCGCGCCCAGCAACTCCCGGAAGCAGTCCTTCGGACCATGGCCGGAGAGACCCTTCGTCTGCCGGAGATACGCCCGCACGAATTTTCACAGGGACTCGAAGGTGTATTCGAATCGTTGAATGGTTGCATCCCTGACGAGAAGAGAGAAAGGTTCGGTCAAGGCCGCTTCGAGCGTGGCGAGCGCTTTCAGGGCTTTCTCGCGCCGAAGATTCAGATTTTCCACATCAATCCTTGCCATTCTAGCATTCTACCGGAATGATCGGCTACGGCGCGGCGGGCCTGCCATCGGGCCATGACGGGGATCTTCAGACTGCAGGAGCCTCCGGACAATTCCCGTGGAAGCCGTCCCGTTCCCGTAGAGACGAGGTTGACCTTGAGGGGCAGGCATTCGGAGTGTACCAGAGCATATGCGGGTGGGATCGAAGCCGGCGAGGGTGTTCCAGCCGGAGTGCACGGTTTCAGTCCATTCGGTTTCGTCCCGCAGCGTGACGCAGGGCACCGCGAGCCAATAGGCCTCCTTTTGGACGCCGCCCGAGTCGGTCAGGATCACCTTTGCCCGGGATTCCAAGGACAACATCTGAAGGTAGGAGACGGGCGGAATCACATGCAAGTCCGAAAGCGATATCCGGTTCTTTCTGGTGGCTTTCCGGGTCCGTGGATGGAGGGGGAACACGACCGCCAACCCCGACTTGGCAATTCGATGGAGGCCCTCCAAGATGCCACGCAATCGATCCGGATTGTCCGTATTCTCGGCGCGATGAATTGTTGCCAGGGCGTAATCGCCGCCGGTGACGCCTATCAAGGCAGGAGTCAGCGAGACGCTTTTCAACCTGGACCGACAGGACTCCAGAATGTCATGCATGACATCCCCGACTTCATGGACGCCTTGACTGATCCCCTCTCTCCGCAAATTCCGAACGGCCAGCCGGGAGGGACAGAACAGGAATGTGGAGAGGTGATCGGTCAGGACGCGGTTTACCTCCTCGGGCATGGAGCGTTTGAAGGATCTCAGACCGGCTTCGACGTGTGCGATGGGCACGCCCAGCTTGGCGGCCGCCAGCGCGCCGGCCAATGTACTGTTGGTATCGCCATACACGAGGATGAGGTCGGGTCTTTCCCTCATCAGCACCGGTTCAATTTTCAGGAGGATCTTCGCGGTTTGGT is a genomic window containing:
- the wecB gene encoding UDP-N-acetylglucosamine 2-epimerase (non-hydrolyzing) — encoded protein: MKIATVVGARPNFIKAAAVSRAIAAHNKSRRRKIREILIHTGQHYDYEMSAIFFRELRLPRPKYHLGVGSGSHGHQTAKILLKIEPVLMRERPDLILVYGDTNSTLAGALAAAKLGVPIAHVEAGLRSFKRSMPEEVNRVLTDHLSTFLFCPSRLAVRNLRREGISQGVHEVGDVMHDILESCRSRLKSVSLTPALIGVTGGDYALATIHRAENTDNPDRLRGILEGLHRIAKSGLAVVFPLHPRTRKATRKNRISLSDLHVIPPVSYLQMLSLESRAKVILTDSGGVQKEAYWLAVPCVTLRDETEWTETVHSGWNTLAGFDPTRICSGTLRMPAPQGQPRLYGNGTASTGIVRRLLQSEDPRHGPMAGPPRRSRSFR